DNA from Kitasatospora acidiphila:
CAGCAGGCCGAGCACGAAGACCAGCACCGGCCAGCCGTGCAGGTGGCCGCCGATGCCCAGCTCCAGCGGGACGGTGGTGTGGGCCGCGTCCGGGATCCGGCTGACGAAGCCGGAGTCGACGCAGCCGACCAGCGCGATGAACAGGCCGATGCCGATCGCGATGGCCTTGCGCAGGCCGAGCGGCACGGCGTTCATCACGCGTTCCCGCAGGCCGGTGGCGACCAGCAGCATGATGCAGAAGCCGGCCAGCATCACCATGCCCATGGCGTCGGGCCAGGTCATCTTGGGCGCCAGCTGGAGCGCCACGATGGTGTTGACGCCCAGACCGGCGGCCAGTCCGATCGGCACGTTGCCGATCACGCCCATCAGCAGCGTGGTCAGCCCGGCGGTCAGCGCGGTCGCGGTGACCAGCTGCGGGAAGCTCAGCGTGTGCTTGTTGATGTCCACGGCGTTGGACAGGATGATCGGGTTCAGCACCAGGATGTAGGCCATGGTGAAGAAGGTCGCGACGCCACCGCGGATCTCCCGGGCAGGCTGGAGCCGCGCGCGGAGATCTTGAAGTAGCGGTCGATGGCGCCGGTGGGGGAAGCGGGCGCCGGGGGCTCGGGCGACTCCACGGTCGGCTGGGCCACGGAAGGCATGCGTCGTCCTCAGATGGGGGTGGAGGAAGTCTTCAGTATGGGTCGGCCGGTCGTGCACGCGCCATCTTCGCGCGTAGATGCGCGTGCCAGCATGGCGGCGCGCGCGGACACGTACGCTACGTCCCATGCCGAAGAGCCCGATCCATCCCGCACCGCCGCCCCTGGAAGCCAATGACGTCGCGATCGTCGGCGGCGGCACGGTGCTCTGGTTCCTGGGCTTCCTGGTGCTGCTGCCGTTCCAGGACACGCTGAGCCGGCAGGGGCACGGCAACTGGCCGTGGATCTGCCTGTCCGGCGGGCTGCTCGGCCTGATCGGGCTCTGGTACTGCCGGGCCCGGCGGGACGCGATCCGGCGCGCCCGGGCGGCCGGCTCCGAGTAGCGGCACCCCACCCCCTTCCGGCTCGACCGGCTCATCCACCCGACTGACCCGCCCCCTCCTTTCGGCCGCTCGACACCGGCCCATAGGAGGACGCACCGGACATTTGCCGCACGTAGAGTCGGTGCCATGACGCACCCCTCGGAGCAGCGCGACCCCGGCGCCCACGCCGGCGGCCCGGCCGCCACCCGCCAGCGCGGGCTGAGCACTGCCGAGGTCGCCGAGCGGGTGGGCCGCGGCCAGGTCAACGATGTGCCGGCGCGGTCCAGCCGGTCCGTGCGGGAGATCGTCCAGGCCAATGTCTTCACCCGGTTCAACGCGATCATCGGGGTGCTGTTCGCCATCATCCTGGTGGTCGGGCCGATCCAGGACGGGCTGTTCGGCCTGGTGATCGTGGCCAACACGGCGATCGGGATCATCCAGGAGATCCGCGCCAAGCGCACCCTGGACAGCCTGGCGCTGATCGGCGAGGCCCGCCCGGCGGTGCGCCGGGACGGGCAGGCGATACAGATCCCGGTCTCCCAGATCGTGCTGGACGAGACCGTGCTGCTCGCCATCGGCGACAAGGTGGTGGTCGACGGCGAGGTCATCGAGGAGGACGGCCTGGAGGTCGACGAGTCGCTGCTCACCGGCGAGCCCGATCCGGTGCTCAAGCAGCCGGGCGACCAGGTGATGTCCGGCAGTTTCGTGGTGGCCGGCGCCGGCGCCTTCACCGCCACCAAGGTCGGCCGCGAGGCCTACGCCGCCCAACTGGCCGAGCAGGCCAGCCGGTTCACCCTGGTCAAGTCAGAGCTGCGCAGCGGCATCGACACCATCCTGCGGTACGTCACCTATCTGCTGATCCCCACCGCGATCGGCCTGGTGATCAGCCAGTGGGCGGTGCGGGGCAACGACTGGCGGGAGGCGGTCCGGCGGACCGTGGCCGGCATCGTGCCGATGGTGCCGGAGGGGCTGGTGCTGCTCACCTCGGTGGCCTTCGCGATCGGCGTGATCCGGCTCGGCCGCAAGCAGTGCCTGGTGCAGGAGCTGCCGGCGATCGAGGGCCTGGCCCGGGTGGACACGGTCTGCCTGGACAAGACCGGCACCCTCACCGAGGGCGGCATGGACGTGCGGGAGCTGCGGCCGCTGGCGCCCGAGCCGGCCGACGAGGCGACGCTGCGTCAGGCGCTGGGCGTGCTGGCGAGCGCGGACGCCCGGCCCAACGCCAGCATGCAGGCGGTGATCGACGCCTTCGGCGAGGGCGGTCCGGAGCGGGAGCGCTGGCTGCTGCTGGAGGCGATGCCGTTCTCCTCGGCCCGCAAGTGGAGCGGGGCGCAGCTGCTGGAGCCGGGCGGCGGCGAGGGCAGCTGGCTGCTCGGCGCGCCGG
Protein-coding regions in this window:
- a CDS encoding DUF2530 domain-containing protein gives rise to the protein MPKSPIHPAPPPLEANDVAIVGGGTVLWFLGFLVLLPFQDTLSRQGHGNWPWICLSGGLLGLIGLWYCRARRDAIRRARAAGSE
- a CDS encoding cation-translocating P-type ATPase, which translates into the protein MTHPSEQRDPGAHAGGPAATRQRGLSTAEVAERVGRGQVNDVPARSSRSVREIVQANVFTRFNAIIGVLFAIILVVGPIQDGLFGLVIVANTAIGIIQEIRAKRTLDSLALIGEARPAVRRDGQAIQIPVSQIVLDETVLLAIGDKVVVDGEVIEEDGLEVDESLLTGEPDPVLKQPGDQVMSGSFVVAGAGAFTATKVGREAYAAQLAEQASRFTLVKSELRSGIDTILRYVTYLLIPTAIGLVISQWAVRGNDWREAVRRTVAGIVPMVPEGLVLLTSVAFAIGVIRLGRKQCLVQELPAIEGLARVDTVCLDKTGTLTEGGMDVRELRPLAPEPADEATLRQALGVLASADARPNASMQAVIDAFGEGGPERERWLLLEAMPFSSARKWSGAQLLEPGGGEGSWLLGAPDVLLPEGHPALEQVDELGAQGLRVLLLGRSPVPLDAPDPAKDLQPLALVVLEQRVRADAADTLRYFEQQRVEAKVISGDSAVSVGAVAASLALPGAEHPVDARTLPADPPALADTAERTTVFGRVTPQQKRLLVGALQSRGHTVAMTGDGVNDVLALKDADIGVAMGSGSDATRAVAQIVLLDDRFATLPMVVAEGRRVIGNIERVAGLFLVKTVYAVLLALLVVFTQLPYPFLPRHSTLLSSLTIGIPAFFLALAPNQERAQPGFVRRVLRLAVPCGLIAGTATFTSYALARANHATDLKADTSVATLTLFLVALWVLAIVARPYTWWRLLLIAAMAGAFALVLLIPWLSDFFQLNLAGYRDPWTGVAIALVAGLLLEVSWRFVRRGFPATAEQPAEPRPMPR